One bacterium DNA window includes the following coding sequences:
- a CDS encoding ATP-binding protein, giving the protein MYDQIHGVLLFDEDATQREPLRDELTRSGYQVTAIGHVADVLREVRTQRNIYDFAVFDLDFRGIAAGTGELEVARITDGLRLCQSVSSIDPSLPIILYHDTSRSDPSHIAGHRQLEEPEAIANGACRLVQQRGVPNVLAGLVKQLRELDEIGNELKRLQEARASMGHLVAGLGAGFQVVDGRGRVWFTDDEFRRVVGTSGMPDRICYCQSHGYCRRHGMCHNCVVRKVMAEGLPDYEIFYSPTYPQGPGTAPVFQYLSVRATPIFAKNDSVPGTNSDGSDRLRNRAIAAIEAVSSVPSRFIAHLPLNVHLEMLAKGLQDMGFRRVSVFRCRSNAANSPLGELEGILACSIGADQVSDTVPLAHVYISIRSTPPHNPGPTTAVQVCPDANGTCLVINDAVRKELGIISAHPPLSVALVGPEGNCIGWVLLDNAGPDWELSEHKPVIQSDLVPLPCHGCIPPKPVDLIAEIGRVLHSKPRGSQIGLSGSNADTVKEEQRYERVCLRVAGATHADPAATIGLILEAVKEEMSGIEMAHVRRVDGDLALSVKHVGAYGGIADDQLDIRTSKRLTAQVARTGLGIIISDIEAQYGEYPPGLEEFTPDARSLLLSYKSHAVLPIRTEIGTVGTLSCQAKKAGFFTASRERFLRAICALLSRALEDFSRDQVQKTADELPRSAAMMVAHNLAQPLAIIQKSAELIRQDLPKNPDSVGQWVGQIERQCKRLVAMRRSLIAVAQSGTASLQVEDIQTRDLLSVMVEEWTEGRGIQTKVEIDPGLETCRVPRAILETCLGVMIPNAVDAMDAMSDLSRRLTVRVRSLGAAGNSFDVVDTGPGVPDEVAPYLFRPLKSAKSLGMGIGLAVAQKLARSVQGDITWSRANGETVFSLRFKR; this is encoded by the coding sequence ATGTACGACCAGATACACGGAGTGCTGCTTTTTGACGAAGATGCCACCCAACGAGAACCGCTTCGTGACGAACTGACGCGTTCAGGCTATCAAGTCACTGCAATCGGGCATGTTGCTGACGTGTTGCGCGAGGTCCGGACGCAACGCAACATATACGATTTTGCGGTATTCGACCTGGATTTCAGGGGAATCGCTGCCGGAACAGGAGAACTCGAAGTCGCGCGGATTACCGATGGCCTCCGACTGTGTCAGTCGGTGTCGAGCATTGACCCGTCTCTACCCATCATCCTCTATCATGACACCTCACGTTCAGATCCCTCGCACATTGCAGGGCATAGACAATTGGAGGAACCCGAAGCTATTGCCAATGGTGCCTGCCGACTGGTTCAGCAACGCGGCGTTCCCAATGTTCTTGCTGGCCTTGTCAAACAACTGCGCGAACTCGACGAGATCGGAAATGAACTTAAGCGATTGCAGGAGGCGCGGGCGAGCATGGGCCACTTGGTCGCGGGACTCGGCGCGGGTTTCCAGGTTGTAGACGGGCGCGGCAGAGTTTGGTTTACGGATGATGAATTCCGGCGAGTCGTCGGCACGTCTGGAATGCCCGACCGCATTTGCTACTGTCAGTCGCACGGCTACTGCCGGCGACATGGCATGTGCCACAATTGCGTTGTCCGCAAAGTCATGGCAGAGGGACTTCCTGACTATGAGATATTCTACTCGCCGACCTATCCTCAAGGCCCCGGTACGGCGCCGGTCTTCCAGTACCTGAGTGTACGGGCAACGCCTATTTTCGCGAAGAATGACTCTGTGCCTGGAACCAATAGCGATGGTTCTGATCGGCTCAGGAATAGAGCAATTGCCGCCATTGAAGCCGTATCATCGGTGCCTTCTCGCTTCATCGCCCACCTGCCACTGAACGTGCATCTGGAGATGCTTGCGAAGGGTCTGCAGGATATGGGGTTTCGACGCGTATCCGTGTTTCGGTGCCGCTCAAATGCTGCGAATTCTCCGCTTGGCGAACTTGAGGGAATTCTTGCGTGCAGCATTGGTGCCGACCAGGTGTCGGACACCGTCCCTTTAGCGCATGTCTACATATCCATCCGTTCCACGCCGCCACACAATCCTGGGCCGACGACCGCTGTGCAAGTGTGCCCGGATGCGAACGGAACGTGCCTCGTCATCAACGACGCTGTCCGAAAGGAACTCGGCATCATCTCGGCTCATCCCCCCCTCTCGGTGGCCTTGGTGGGGCCGGAGGGAAACTGTATTGGCTGGGTCCTGCTTGACAACGCAGGTCCAGATTGGGAACTATCCGAGCACAAACCCGTAATACAGTCTGACCTTGTTCCTTTGCCATGTCATGGCTGCATTCCGCCGAAACCAGTTGATCTCATCGCGGAGATTGGGCGGGTCCTCCATTCAAAACCGCGGGGCAGCCAGATTGGCCTGAGTGGGTCCAATGCGGACACAGTGAAGGAGGAACAGCGATATGAACGGGTATGCCTCCGCGTGGCGGGCGCAACTCATGCTGACCCCGCTGCTACTATCGGCCTGATCTTGGAGGCAGTAAAGGAGGAGATGTCCGGCATTGAGATGGCGCATGTCCGCCGAGTCGACGGTGATCTGGCGTTGTCGGTCAAGCACGTCGGCGCCTATGGCGGGATTGCTGACGATCAGTTGGACATCCGAACCAGCAAGCGCCTTACTGCGCAGGTCGCGCGCACCGGTTTGGGCATTATTATCAGCGACATCGAGGCCCAGTACGGGGAGTACCCGCCTGGGTTGGAGGAATTTACCCCCGATGCGCGATCGCTCCTCTTGAGCTACAAGAGTCATGCGGTGTTGCCCATCAGGACCGAGATTGGGACTGTCGGGACCCTGTCATGCCAAGCGAAGAAGGCGGGATTCTTCACTGCGAGTAGGGAACGTTTTCTCCGCGCCATCTGCGCGCTGCTATCGCGCGCACTTGAGGACTTCTCACGAGACCAAGTGCAGAAGACCGCCGACGAACTGCCACGAAGCGCCGCTATGATGGTTGCTCATAATCTGGCGCAACCGCTCGCTATTATCCAGAAGTCCGCAGAATTAATCCGTCAGGATCTCCCGAAGAATCCGGACTCCGTCGGGCAGTGGGTCGGGCAGATTGAGCGCCAGTGCAAACGGTTGGTGGCCATGAGGCGTTCTTTGATCGCTGTGGCTCAGAGCGGTACCGCATCGCTTCAGGTGGAGGATATCCAGACGCGAGACCTGCTGAGTGTTATGGTAGAGGAGTGGACAGAAGGTCGTGGCATTCAGACGAAGGTGGAAATCGATCCGGGACTGGAGACATGTCGTGTTCCGCGAGCTATCCTGGAAACCTGCCTCGGCGTAATGATCCCCAACGCGGTCGATGCGATGGATGCGATGTCCGATCTGAGTCGCCGCCTTACAGTGCGAGTAAGGAGTTTGGGCGCCGCCGGAAACAGCTTTGATGTGGTCGACACCGGCCCAGGGGTGCCAGACGAAGTAGCACCGTACTTGTTTCGACCGCTCAAGTCCGCTAAGAGCCTTGGTATGGGGATCGGTCTAGCAGTAGCCCAGAAACTTGCCAGATCCGTCCAAGGCGATATTACATGGTCGCGTGCAAATGGCGAAACGGTGTTTAGTTTGAGGTTCAAGCGTTAA